The genome window TTTAATACGCTTAAGTGCTTTTAACGAGGTAGGTAAATGGAACACAGACACCATAGTTGAAGATAGTGAGCTGGGACTTAGACTCTTTGAAGCAGGTTATATGGGACATTATACAAATCGCAGATACGGTTTTGGTCTATTGCCGGATACGATTGAAGCTTTCAAAAATCAGCGACATCGTTGGGCCTACGGAGCAATACAGATTCTAAAAAAACATTGGCAGCATTTTAAACCATCTTCCGAAACGCTGACGCCTGCTCAAAAGCATCATTTTATCACAGGATGGTTTTTTTGGCTCTCTGATGCACTCGGAACGGTTACTTCGATTTTAAATATAATTTGGGTGCCGGTAATTATATTTGTCGGTGTTACAATCCCGACTATCGCTCTTACCGTACCGATTTTAACTGCATTTATAGTCAATGTTATTCACTCTTTTGTGCTTTACAGAACAAGGGTTAAGGCAAACTTTTATCACTCACTCTTGGGTGCAATTGCGGCTATGAGTCTGCAGCTTACGATTTTTAAAGCAGTATATGACGGATTTGTAAAAGATCGTCTGCCGTTTAAGAGAACGGAAAAAGGCGGAAATAGTAAGAAGTCTTTAGAAAATCCTATTAAGAACGAAATTATTTTATCTGTACTTCTTTTAGGTTCATTTATAGCGCTTATTATGACGAATCATCAAAGGATTGTAGAGGTTTATATCTTTTCTTTAACTCTGTTGGTACAAAGTATCCCATATATTTCGGCTATTATTCTTAGAATGATTGAGATTAGTTCTTATAAAAAAGCTTAAATAGCTTTTTTATGGGGCTTTGTTCTTAGTCTAATAAATGCTTTACTGCTATATCCACACACTCTCTATACTTTTTTAGATCCGTTATCTCATCAAAACTGCTGCTCATCATTGAGTATATAAAAAAATTCGGGTGTCGGTTATATAAACTCTTTAGCATATAGATGATTGTTTTGGGCGAGATATGATGGCTTAGATTTAAACCGTTTTGCTCACTCAAAGAACAAGAGAGCGAGTAGTGATTTTTTTCATCGCTACATGTGTCTATAAAGATTATCTCATCTGCATCAAGCAGTTCTAAAACTATCTCCGGTGTCAGTTGAAAAACGGAAATAAGTTTTGTATCTTTTAGAGAAAATTTTTGCATTTCTTTTATAACGGCTACTCCAAAAGCATCTTCGCCTCTTAACTCATTGCCGTATCCAATGATAACTCTCATTAGTTTCGCTCAATAACTTTAATTATGTTTTTGTTATGATCTCGCACTTCAATTTTTGATGAGACGATTCCCAGTGCATGTGTAGAACAGCTAAGGCACGGGTCAAAACACCTTATGACGGCTTCGACTCTGTTTAGCGCTCCGTCTGTGATGTTATTGCCGTCTACAAACGCAAGAGCTGTCTGTTTTACTCCTGCGTTCATAGCAAGGTTGTTGTTTCCTGTCGCTATGATAAGATTTACTGCGGTTATTACTCCCTCTTTTGTAACATGGTACTCGTGAAAAAGAGTTCCTCTGGGTGCTTCCGAACATCCGACGCCTCTGTTTTTGCTCACCTTTGAAGTCGCTTTTACGGTTTCGCTCATCGTCTCATCGTCGTTTAAAAGCATTTCTATTTTCTCAATGGCGTAAATTATCTCGATAAGCCTTGCGTAGTGGTAGTAAAATGAGTTTAAAACGGGTTTGCCGCTGCCGAGTGCTTTGAAATTTTTAAGCTCCTCGTCCGCTAAAGGTGTTCCGCAAGTTGATGTTACATTTAATCTTGCCAATGCTCCTACTCTATACATTCCCATAGGATAGCCTAAAGGTTTGTAGTAGGGTGATTTTAGGTAGCTGTCTTCTTCTACCGCTTCACCTATAAAATCCTTATAATTTTGCGGATTAACTCCATCTTCAAGTATGTTTCCATCACTGTCAATAAAGCGTAAAACCCCGTCATAATGCTCAAGCGTTCCATCTTTATTTATAAGAGCCATAAAAAGAGAGGAAAATGTCGCAAAGGAGTCTATCTCTTTTTGAAACTTATGAAGATTTTCTT of Sulfurimonas sp. contains these proteins:
- a CDS encoding Ni/Fe hydrogenase subunit alpha, translated to MENKKIIIDPVTRIEGHAKITIDLDYEGKVEDAKIHVTQYRGFEKFCEGRMYTEMPAITARTCGICPVSHVVASTKAIDEILAVTPPQAGINIRKIINLAQILQSHTLNFFHLSSPDFIYGFDAPKEERNIFKMMQTHPQMAKDGIMLRAFGQKIIEELGGKRIHPTGITPGGAAKSIEESQKEIILKEIPNAMKIAQGALKYFKENLHKFQKEIDSFATFSSLFMALINKDGTLEHYDGVLRFIDSDGNILEDGVNPQNYKDFIGEAVEEDSYLKSPYYKPLGYPMGMYRVGALARLNVTSTCGTPLADEELKNFKALGSGKPVLNSFYYHYARLIEIIYAIEKIEMLLNDDETMSETVKATSKVSKNRGVGCSEAPRGTLFHEYHVTKEGVITAVNLIIATGNNNLAMNAGVKQTALAFVDGNNITDGALNRVEAVIRCFDPCLSCSTHALGIVSSKIEVRDHNKNIIKVIERN